One Podospora pseudopauciseta strain CBS 411.78 chromosome 5 map unlocalized CBS411.78m_5, whole genome shotgun sequence DNA window includes the following coding sequences:
- a CDS encoding uncharacterized protein (COG:S; EggNog:ENOG503NZQX), translating to MPPKTVIAFDLYGTILSTASISSSLSSVLSLPAEKAGELAGLWRRYQLEYTWRCNSMGRYTDFETITRSSLKHVIPEITAAQTDTVMASYNNLSVFPEVPDALATMAENGRLVEGYVFSNGTEQMMGASVNRSSDLWSFGPVFKGLVSVEGVRRYKPDAGVYEYLVGQVGRTEKKGVWLVSGNPFDVLGAKAAGLRACWVDREGGGWRDQLGEGLGVEGPDLVVRGVDEGVERILERIRLGGEGGEV from the coding sequence ATGCCCCCCAAAACCGTCATCGCCTTCGACCTCTACggcaccatcctctccaccgcgtccatttcttcctctctctcgTCAGTGTTATCCCTCCCGGCAGAAAAAGCAGGAGAGCTGGCTGGGTTGTGGCGGCGGTATCAACTGGAGTACACCTGGCGGTGTAATTCGATGGGGAGGTACACCGACTTCGAGACCATCACCcgctcctccctcaaacACGTCATCCCTGAGATCACGGCTGCCCAGACCGACACTGTCATGGCAAGTTACAATAACCTGTCGGTGTTTCCTGAGGTTCCGGACGCGCTGGCGACGATGGCGGAGAATGGGAGGCTTGTTGAGGGGTATGTCTTTTCCAACGGGACAGAGCAAATGATGGGTGCGAGCGTGAATAGGAGTTCGGATTTGTGGAGTTTTGGGCCGGTGTTTAAGGGGCTGGTTAGCGTGGAGGGGGTGCGGAGGTATAAGCCTGATGCAGGGGTTTATGAGTATCTGGTTGGGCAGGTTGGGCGGACagagaaaaagggggtttggttggtgaGTGGGAATCCGTTTGATGTGCTTGGGGCGAAGGCTGCGGGGTTGAGGGCTTGTTGGGTTGAtcgggagggtggggggtggagggatcagcttggggaagggttgggggtggaggggccgGATTTGGTTGTtaggggggttgatgagggggttgagcGGATTTTGGAACGGATCAGAttagggggggaggggggcgaaGTGTGA
- a CDS encoding uncharacterized protein (EggNog:ENOG503P4CH), producing MGKRAPSTRPSETPQDNTAVREQKPTASHKRRTSSTSQPAKSDTTMDKSVKSNLENKERAYVAASRRMDRSLEDRLKSAHQASEVHFQRTGKRFKITKENVEKGLWYDEIDDLPRHRLAEHTMDYQTRARYQEVDEQFNQVFGSVMPRVQAYPVQFTPTYSPYPPSHMSSMPMQLQMPVYSGVSKPLLQSPSFASQQSFGLDNMQYPYGPHEHPPRQRRTRRSISPASNSSATSREPAASVSPVSMGTSSNPTSPESEIDSSAAEIMASASRHNSFGHFSASNSPMLSQELSFQNFMTAAPNSSPDTLAQAIDPELHGSPTAYFANMSFEDMGSGYTDFVTGYDFREQSHIAGDGPNKEIFVASDTSPVASVDNWDDLLNPSEFEDVGTASQ from the exons ATGGGTAAACGTGCACCATCAACACGACCGTCCGAGACGCCGCAGGACAACACAGCCGTCAGAGAG CAAAAGCCAACCGCTTCCCACAAGCGACgaacctcctcaacatctcAGCCAGCCAAGAGCGACACAACCATGGACAAGTCTGTCAAATCCAACTTGGAGAACAAGGAAAGAGCTTATGTGGCTGCTTCTCGTCGCATGGACCGAAGTCTCGAGGACCGCCTCAAATCCGCACATCAAGCATCCGAGGTTCACTTTCAGCGCACTGGCAAGCGCTTCAAAATCACCAAAGAAAATGTCGAGAAAGGACTGTGGTATGACGAGATTGATGACCTGCCAAGACACCGTCTGGCCGAACATACAATGGACTACCAAACTCGAGCCCGCTATCAGGAAGTCGACGAACAATTCAACCAAGTCTTTGGGAGTGTAATGCCCCGGGTCCAGGCATACCCAGTTCAGTTCACGCCAACATACTCGCCGTATCCACCGTCACACATGTCTTCTATGCCAATGCAGCTTCAGATGCCCGTTTACTCGGGTGTGTCCAAGCCACTCTTGCAGTCTCCGTCCTTTGCTTCACAGCAGAGCTTCGGACTCGACAACATGCAGTACCCGTATGGGCCGCATGAGcaccctcctcggcagcgGCGCACCCGTCGCTCAATCAGCCCAGCATCAAACTCGTCAGCAACCAGCCGGGAGCCAGCTGCATCGGTCTCACCGGTCTCGATGGGTACGTCGAGCAACCCTACCTCACCCGAGAGTGAAATCGACAGCAGCGCCGCCGAGATCATGGCCTCTGCCTCGAGGCACAACTCGTTTGGTCACTTCAGCGCATCCAACTCACCTATGCTGTCCCAGGAGTTGTCGTTCCAGAACTTTATGACTGCTGCGCCCAACAGCAGTCCCGACACCTTGGCCCAGGCAATCGATCCTGAGCTTCATGGTTCTCCTACGGCCTACTTTGCCAACATGAGTTTTGAAGACATGGGCTCCGGTTATACGGATTTCGTCACCGGATATGACTTTCGGGAGCAGTCACACATCGCCGGTGACGGACCAAACAAGGAGATATTTGTCGCTTCTGATACATCGCCCGTTGCTTCGGTGGACAACTGGGACGATCTTCTCAATCCTTCCGAGTTTGAGGACGTCGGTACTGCTTCCCAATGA
- a CDS encoding uncharacterized protein (EggNog:ENOG503NWRX; COG:G), whose amino-acid sequence MGEQQSTSSEQPPPPPPPPPQPKSISPYGPARSTVQGAPLTKEEVEQCNDFFKASLYLSLGMIYLRSNPLLTTPLDKSHFKARLLGHFGSAPGQIFTYMHFNRLIKKYDLDAIFISGPGHGAPAVLSQAYLEGTYSEVYPECSEDEEGLRKFFKQFSFPGGIGSHATPETPGSLHEGGELGYSISHAFGAVFDNPDLIAVTMVGDGEAETGPLATSWHSTKFLNPITDGAVLPILHLNGYKINNPTILARISHDELENLFRGYGYQPYFVEGDDVESMHQAMAATLEHCVLEIRKFQQQARTTGKAFRPMWPVVILRSPKGWTGPRKINGGLDYLEGYWRSHQVPLTDVHKNPEQFALLESWMRSYEPERLFIANGGRISSSLRQAVCPTGNRRMSANPVANGGMLQKPLRMPDFRDYALGVDHPAETLSASMSNMARFMRDIILLNPNNFRLFGPDETESNKLGTVYEVAQKVWMGEYFPEDLNGGNLATEGRVMEMLSEHTCEGWLEGYLLSGRHGLLNSYEPFIHVIDSMVNQHCKWLEKSLEVSWRHPIPSLNILLTAVVWRQDHNGFTHQDPGFLDVVANKSPEVVRIYLPPDGNCLLSVTDHCLRSRNYVNVIVADKQPHLQFLSMADAIVHCTKGIGIWPGFSSCPAGSAPDVVMASCGDISTQESLAAISLLLDHFPTLKIRCVNVVDLFKLISHEEHPHGLTNAEYEAIFTGDKPVVFNFHSYPWLVYRLIHGRKNAGGVVVRGYKEKGNIDTPLELAIRNGTDRFSLAMEAIDRLSEAGGVLEGRGGEARELLRNEQVRCQMRAFEEGVDPVEVTGWVWPSERRGLWSERKH is encoded by the coding sequence ATGGGCGAACAACAAAGCACAAGCTCagaacaaccaccaccaccaccaccaccaccgccacaaCCCAAGTCCATCAGCCCCTATGGCCCCGCCAGGTCAACCGTCCAGGGCGCTCCCCTCACaaaagaggaggttgagcaaTGCAATGACTTCTTCAAGGCGTCACTGTACCTCTCCCTGGGGATGATCTACCTCCGCTCCAACCcgctcctcaccacccccctcgacAAGTCACACTTCAAGGCCCGCTTGCTGGGCCACTTTGGCTCCGCCCCAGGCCAGATCTTCACCTACATGCACTTCAACCGTCTCATCAAGAAGTACGACCTTGACGCGATCTTCATTTCCGGCCCAGGCCACGGTGCGCCTGCTGTTTTGTCACAGGCGTACCTCGAGGGGACGTACAGCGAGGTTTATCCCGAGTGTtcagaagacgaggagggcCTCCGCAAGTTCTTCAAGCAGTTCTCTTTTCCCGGCGGGATTGGATCGCATGCCACGCCAGAGACACCGGGTAGTCTGCacgagggtggtgaactGGGGTACAGCATCAGCCATGCGTTCGGCGCCGTGTTTGACAACCCTGATTTGATTGCTGTGAcgatggtgggggatggcGAGGCGGAGACCGGGCCGTTGGCGACGAGTTGGCACTCGACCAAGTTCCTCAACCCGATTACCGACGGTGCTGTGCTGCCGATTCTGCACCTGAACGGGTACAagatcaacaaccccaccattcTCGCTCGGATCAGCCACGATGAGCTGGAGAACTTGTTTAGAGGGTATGGCTACCAGCCTTACTTTGTCGAGGGCGACGATGTGGAAAGTATGCACCAAGCCATGGCCGCCACGCTCGAGCACTGCGTGCTCGAGATCAGAAAGTTTCAGCAACAGGCGAGGACGACGGGGAAGGCGTTCAGGCCGATGTGGCCGGTGGTGATTCTGAGAAGTCCAAAGGGTTGGACTGGGCCGAGGAAGATCAATGGCGGGCTGGACTACCTTGAGGGATACTGGCGCTCGCACCAGGTCCCGTTGACGGATGTGCACAAGAACCCGGAGCAGTTCGCCCTGCTGGAGAGCTGGATGAGGAGCTACGAGCCTGAACGGCTGTTTATCGCCAACGGGGGCAGGATTTCTTCCTCGCTTCGACAGGCGGTCTGTCCCACTGGCAACAGGCGCATGTCGGCCAATCCGGTCGCGAACGGGGGGATGCTTCAGAAACCGTTGAGGATGCCTGATTTTAGGGATTATGCTTTGGGGGTCGACCACCCGGCCGAGACGCTTTCCGCCTCCATGTCGAACATGGCGCGGTTCATGAGGGATATCATCTTGCTCAACCCGAACAACTTTCGGCTCTTTGGCCCTGACGAGACGGAATCCAACAAGCTCGGCACCGTCTATGAAGTGGCCCAAAAAGTCTGGATGGGGGAGTATTTCCCCGAAGACCTCAACGGGGGCAATCTCGCGACAgaagggagggtgatggagatgtTGTCCGAGCACACGTGTGAGGGCTGGCTAGAGGGTTACCTCTTGTCCGGGAGACACGGCCTGCTGAATTCCTACGAGCCGTTCATCCACGTCATTGACAGCATGGTCAACCAGCACTGCAAATGGCTCGAGAAGTCGCTCGAAGTGTCGTGGAGACACCCCATCCCGTCCCTCAACATTCTCCTCACCGCTGTTGTCTGGCGGCAGGACCACAACGGGTTCACGCATCAGGACCCAGGGTTCTTGGACGTGGTGGCGAACAAGAGcccggaggtggtgaggatttACTTGCCGCCTGATGGGAACTGTTTGCTGTCGGTGACGGATCACTGTCTCCGGTCGAGGAACTACGTCAATGTTATTGTGGCCGACAAGCAGCCGCATCTGCAGTTTTTGTCCATGGCTGATGCGATTGTTCATTGCACCAAGGGGATCGGGATCTGGCCTGGTTTCTCGTCCTGCCCGGCTGGCTCGGCACCGGATGTCGTCATGGCTTCCTGCGGCGACATCTCGACTCAGGAATCCCTCGCCGCTATCTCACTCCTCCTTGACCATTTCCCTACCCTCAAGATCCGCTGCGTCAACGTCGTCGACCTCTTCAAACTGATCAGCCATGAGGAACACCCCCACGGTTTGACCAACGCCGAGTACGAGGCGATTTTCACGGGGGACAAACCGGTGGTGTTCAACTTTCATAGCTATCCTTGGTTGGTCTACCGGCTGATTCACGGACGGAAGAATgcagggggggtggtggtgaggggttacaaggagaaggggaacaTCGACACGCCGTTGGAGTTGGCGATCAGGAATGGGACCGATAGGTTTTCTTTGGCGATGGAGGCTATTGATCGGTTGAGCGAGgctgggggggtgttggaggggaggggaggcgaGGCGAGGGAGTTGTTGAGGAACGAGCAGGTGAGGTGTCAGATGAGGgcttttgaggagggggttgatccGGTGGAGGTGACGGGGTGGGTGTGGCCTAGCGAGAGGCGAGGGCTCTGGAGTGAGCGGAAGCATTGA